A window of the Scophthalmus maximus strain ysfricsl-2021 chromosome 8, ASM2237912v1, whole genome shotgun sequence genome harbors these coding sequences:
- the LOC118313270 gene encoding rho GDP-dissociation inhibitor 1, with protein MAEDEVTPEQLAAIAAENEEPEPVNYKPPAQKSVKEIQELDKDDESLRKYKEALLGSVANETDPNAPNVQVTRMSLICESAPNPLVLDLQGDLEAFKKQAFVLKEGVEYKIKIGFKVNREIVSGLKYVQQTYRKGMRIDKSDYMVGSYGPRPDEYDFLTTVEEAPKGVLARGNYVIKSKFTDDDKHDHLSWEWNLNIKKDWKD; from the exons GGCTGAGGATGAGGTGACTCCGGAGCAGCTAGCAGCCATCGCCGCCGAAAATGAGGAGCCAGAGCCGGTGAACTACAAGCCACCAGCCCAAAAGTCGGTGAAAGAGATCCAAGAGCTGGATAAGGATGACGAGAGTCTACGCAAATATAAGGAAGCCCTGCTAGGCTCTGTGGCCAACGAGACTG ATCCCAATGCTCCCAATGTACAGGTGACCCGGATGTCTCTGATCTGTGAAAGCGCCCCCAACCCCCTGGTCCTGGACCTGCAAG GAGACCTGGAAGCCTTTAAGAAGCAGGCCTTTGTCCTGAAGGAGGGagttgaatataaaataaagatcGGCTTTAAG GTGAACAGGGAGATTGTTTCAGGTCTGAAGTATGTGCAGCAGACGTACAGGAAAGGAATGAGGA TTGATAAATCGGACTACATGGTGGGCAGCTACGGGCCTCGCCCTGATGAGTACGACTTCCTGACCACGGTGGAGGAGGCTCCTAAAGGCGTGCTGGCCCGAGGCAACTACGTCATCAAATCCAAGTTTACCGACGACGACAAGCATGACCACCTGTCCTGGGAGTGGAACCTCAACATCAAGAAAGACTGGAAAGACTAA